CCATCGCTGGTGCGGTGATTCAAAACATGAGCCGGAAGTTACCCAAAGTTCAGGATCGGGCAGTTTTGGCAGCCGGATCGAAGAACTAGGAGCGAGTTAATGGAAGTTAAAGCAATAACCAAATATGTTCGGTTGTCACCGCGGAAAGCGCGTGATATGGCTCGGGCGATCCAAGGTATGCCTGTGGCTGAAGCGATTAAAAAGGTTGAATTCAGTGAGCGTAAGGCGGCGAAGCAGTTGGAAAAGACCATTCGTTCGGCTGTAGCAAATGCTGAAAACAATGCCAAGCTATTGGCTGACGATCTGCGGGTTAAAGAGGCCACGATTGGTGAAGGGCCTGCGATGAAACGCTTTTGGGCGAGATCGCGCGGCATGGTGAGCCGAATTCGGAAACGGACTAGCCATATTACGATCGTGTTGTCGGATGGAAAGTGACCGGTAAATACCGGATGACGTGAAAGGAGCATCGTTTTGGGACAGAAAATCAATCCGATTGGATTAAGGATTGCGGTCAGCAAGGCCTGGAAGTCGCGCTGGTTTGCGGACAAGCGCACATTTGGCACCCTGCTGAATGAGGATCTGACGATCCGTGATCTCGTAAAGAAACGTCTTGATGCAGCGGCGGTTGCCGAGATCATTATCGAGCGCTATGCAAATCGCGTTCGGGTAACTATTTGTACCGCCAGACCTGGCATTGTTATTGGCCGTAAGGGGCAGGATCTTGATCGTATTCGCGAAGAAATCGCGAAGTTGACCGGCAAGGAAATCTATCTTGAGATCCGCGAGATCCGGAGTCCTGACACCAATGCCCAGTTAGTCGCCGAGAGTGTGGCGCTTCAAATGGAGCGTCGCGTTTCATTCCGGCGAGCTATGAAGCGCGCCATCAAAATGGCGATGGAGTTGGGTGTTAAAGGCATCCGTATCAAAGTGTCTGGCCGTCTGGGTGGCGCTGAACTTTCGCGCGTTGAATGGTATAAAGAGGGAACGATTCCCCTGCATACCTTGCGTGCAAATATTGATTACGGGTTTGCCGAGGCGCAGACTACCGCTGGTAAGATTGGCGTGAAAACATGGATTTGCAAAGAAAAAGACGAGCCGGAGAAGGCAGTGAGGGGACGTTCTAATGCCGCTTATGCCTAAACGCGTTAAGCACCGTATGGTGCAACGTGGATCTCGTAAGGGAAACGCTCAGTCAGGAAATTCTCTCGCATTTGGTGAGTATGGGTTGAAAGCACTTGATCGGGCTTGGGTTAAAGCCAACCAGATTGAGGCGTGCCGCGTCGCCATGAATCGCAATATGAAGCGACGTGGTAAAGTGTGGTTGCGCATTTTCCCAGACAAGCCTGTGAGTAAAAAGCCTCTTGAAACCCGGCAGGGCAAGGGGAAAGGCGATCCGGAATTCTGGGTTGCTGTCATTTTGCCTGGAACAATGATGTTTGAAGTGGACGGTGTTTCAGAGCAATTGGCTAAGGAATCGTTGCGTCTGGCGGCGGCGAAGTTGCCGATTCGGACAATGTTTGTTAAACGGCACCACTAATACGGGCCAAATAGGACAGGGGTGCGGACGATATGAAGGCCGCTAAACTGAGAGAAAATAACAAAGAAGAACTCGTGCAGCAATGCTCTGATATGGAGAAAGAATTGCGCACGTTGAAGATTCGTAAATCGGCGAGCCAGATCGAGCAGCCGTCACGTATTACAAGCTTACGTCGGGATATTGCCCGGGCGCAGACGGTAATGAGTGAACGGCGTCGCCAGCAAGGTTGATGATTATGGTAGACATGGAAACCAATCGAGCGCTTCGCAAACAACGCACTGGAATTGTTGTCAGTTCGGCGATGCAAAAGACCATTGTGGTGCGTGTGGAGCGGACGACTCGTCATCCCCTGTATGGGAAAGAGATGACGCAGGCTAAGAAGTATCATGCGCATGACGAAGAGAACGCAGCTAAAGTTGGCGATAAGGTGCGGATCGTTGAGACGCGGCCGTTGAGTAAGCTTAAGCGGTGGCGTCTCGTCGAAATTGTTGAAACAGCTAAACGCCAGTAACTGGGTGAACGACCATGATTCAAGAAGAAACAAACCTTGATGTTGCAGACAATACCGGAGCGCGGCGGGTGCGTTGCTTTCGTATTATCGGGCAGCGCAAGATGTATGCTCACATCGGTGATTTGATCCGGGTTGCGGTGCAAGAAGCCCAGCCGACGGGATTGGTAAAAAAAGGGCAGGTTTGTCGGGCAATTATTGTCCGGACATGCCAGCCGATTCGCCGTCCTGATGGATCGGCTCTTCGGTTTGACAACAACGCGGTGGTGCTTGTGGATGAAAAGCTTAACCCGATCGGGACTCGTATTTTTGGCCCGGTGGCGCGTGAGCTTCGTGAGAAGTACATGAAAATTGTCTCACTCGCACCTGAGGTGTTGTAAAAGAGGAATCTATGAATATCCGACGAAACGATATCGTTGTGGCCACACGAGGCCGGGACAAAGGTAAGCAGGGAAAGGTGCTTCAAGTTGTTGTTGGGAAGCATCGGGCAATTGTTGAGGGGCTCTGCATGGTGACCAAGCATCTTCGGAAATCTCAGGATAATCCGAAGGGGGGCATTGTGCAGAAGGAATCTTCCATTGCTATTGCCAACTTGATGGTCTACTGCCCGCAGTGCAAGAAGGCGGTCCGCGTAAAGCGTGTGGCCGAGGGTGACAAGCGGATCCGCAAGTGCAAGAAATGCAGTCAAGCATTTGACTCGTAAGGTGGTCTATGACGGGACTTAAGACGAAATATAAACAAGAAGTTGTGCCGGCGCTGATGAAATCGCTTGGGTGCAAGAATGTAATGGATGTGCCTCGACTGTTGAAAGTGGCCATTAATATGGGCTTCAATTCAACGGTCGACAAAGATCAGATCCGGGCTATTTCTGATGATTTGGGAAAAATTTCCGGTCAGAAACCAGTCATCACCAAGGCGCGCAAGAGTATTTCAAATTTCAAGTTGCGCCAAGGCATGCCGGTAGGAGCGAAGGTAACCCTTCGTGGTGATCGGATGTATGAATTCATGGATCGACTGATCCATGCCTCATTACCCCGAATTCGAGATTTTCGGGGATTGCCGGTAAAAGGGTTTGATGGACGGGGAAGCTACACCTTTGGTCTTCAGGAGCAGTCTATTTTTCCTGAAATTGACCCGGATGATGTAAAAAGGGTGCAGGGAATGAACGTGACGATTGTCACATCGGCGTCAACGGATGCACGGGCTCGTGAACTGCTCACGATGGTCGGTATTCCATTCATGAAGCCGACTAAGTAGAACACGGCAAGGAGGACGTTCTTTTGGCTAAGAAATCACAGGAAGTCAAGGCGAGCCGCACGCCGAAATTTAGCACACGCCGCTACAACCGCTGTAAACGCTGCGGGCGACGACATGCTTTTATGCGTAAGTTCCAGGTTTGCCGTATTTGCTTCCGGGAACTGGCATCAACGGGGATGATCCCCGGAGTAATTAAGGCGAGCTGGTAAATTGGAGAGCCTATGAGTTTGTCGGATCCTATCAGTGACATGTTGAATCGCATTCGGAACGCATCGGGTGCGGGGTTGAAAACGACTGACATCAGCCATTCTAAAATGAAGGGCGAGATTGCGGTTATTTTGAAGAAGGAAGGTTATGTCCGCGACGTTACAGTTGAGGGGCAAGGCCGTGAAAAAGTGTTGCGAGTGGTATTGAAGTATGATTCCAACCGGAGCCCTACCATCAGAGGATTGCGTCGGGTGAGCAAGCCAGGGCTTAGGCGCTATGTGGGGTTTGATGAGATCCCCCTGGTGTTGGGCGGTATGGGGGTGTCAATTTTGAGTACTCCCTCGGGAATTGTTACGGATAATGAAGCACGGCGGAAACGCGTTGGCGGAGAATTGCTTTGCCAAATCTGGTAAAATCAGGTGTTTCCGGAATTGCTGTAATTCAGTGGATTACAGGTAACATAATTTAAATAGGGGAAGAGAATGTCTAGAATCGGCAAACAACCGATAGCCATACCTAAGGGCGTATCAGTCCTCGTAAGTGGCGGGACGGTATCGGCCAAAGGTCCTAAAGGTGACTTGGTGACGAAACTTCCTCCGTCCATCAAGGCGGAAGTGAAAGATTCGAACATCATCGTGAGTACGGATGAAGATACAGTGCGTGGACGAAGTTTCCATGGGCTGGGCCGCAGTTTGGTCGCGAATATGGTTCTTGGCGTGGACAAGGGTTATTCGATTGAACTTGAACTTCAGGGTGTCGGATTTCGTGCGGCTGTGCAGGGAAGCAAGCTCACGATGAATATCGGGTATTCAAGTCCGGTGGTGCATGAAGCGCCAGCGGGCATTACAGTAGCAGTTAAGGATAGTGTAATAACGGTTGGGGGCGCGGATAAGCAGCTCGTCGGTGATGTTGCGGCGCGTATTCGTTCCTATTATCCGCCTGAGCCTTACAAGGGCAAGGGAATCCGTTATAAGGGCGAACATGTCCGGCGTAAGGCCGGTAAGACGGTGGCCTAACGTATGAAAACAGTGGATCGAAAAGAAAATCGTGCCCGCAGGCACTCGAGAATTCGCAAGAACATCGCGGGAACTTCAGAGCGCGCACGTTTGTGTGTAATGATCTCCAACAAGCATATTTATGTTCAGCTTGTGGATGATGATAAAGGAGTGACGCTGGCGGCGGTGTCATCATCTGGTAAAGATGGTGTCGGCAAGAAAAATGCCGAGGGCGCCAAGTTGCTTGGAAAGCGGTTGGCGGAAATTGCCATGGAAATAGGCGTCAAAAACGTTGTGTTTGACCGCGGTGGATATAAGTATCATGGCCGGGTTAAGGCAATTGCCGATGCCGTACGTGAGGCAGGGTTTAAATTCTAGCCCTAGAAAGCAAGAGCACACTGTGATAAAAGAACGAACAAGGGCGGATAATAATTCAGACTCCTCGGGTGGCGAAGTTGAGGAGCGTGTGGTGTTTGTCAACCGCTGTGCAAAAGTGGTTAAAGGCGGACGCCGGTTTAGCTTCAGCGCGATTGTCGTGGTCGGCAATCGGAATGGAATGGTCGGATACGGGTTTGGTAAGGCGAACGAAGTTGCCGATGCAATCCGAAAAGGCGGGGAAATTGCCCGTCGGAGCATGATTCATGTGACGCTCAAAGACCGGACTATCCCTCATGAGGTAACGGGGCAGTGTGACGGCGGGTATATTTTGTTGAAGCCGGCTTCACAAGGTACCGGTGTTATTGCTGGTGGCGGGATGCGCGCTGTTTTGGAGTTGTCCGGAATACATGATATTCTCGGCAAGTCGCTCGGTAGCGGAAACAAGGTTAACGTGGTTAAGGCGACCATCAACGCGTTAGAGTCCCTGCGATCTCGTGATGAGATCATGGCGGCTCGTCAGAACTAATCACTAATCATTTGATCCGATAGGTGGAATACACGATGAACTTACATTCATTGAAAAATACGACAGGCGCTAAATCATCAAGAAAGCGTCTTGGTCGCGGAGTGGCTTCAGGACTTGGTAAAACATCAGGTCGTGGGCACAAAGGGCAGTATGCGCGTTCAGGGCACAAGCATAAGCTTGGGTTCGAGGGTGGACAAATGCGCCTGATTCGACGAATCCCGAAACGGGGTTTCACGAATATTTCTCGCAAAGAATTTCTCCCGGTGAACGTTGCGGAGCTAAATATCTTTGCTGTTGGTTCCGAGGTGACGCCTGATTTGATGAAATCAAAAGGGCTCGCGAATGGGGGCGCAGATGGCATTAAAATTCTGGGTACAGGTACGATCACGAAAAAACTGACCGTTAAGGCCCATAAGTTTAGTGTTGAAGCAAAAGCTAAAATTGAGGCCGCTGGCGGCGTTTGTGAGATTGTTACGTAAGGGAAATGAGATTGCGACATGCTTTCTGCGTTTAAAAATAGTTTTAAAATTCCTGAGTTGAGGGATCGTATATTATTTACGATGGGCCTTATTTTCATTTGCCGCTTGGTGGCTCATGTTCCAACTCCTGGAGTGGACGCAGTAGCGTTGCAGCGTGTTGTTTCTGACATTGAAAAAAGTTCAGGTGGCGGTGTACTGGGCCTGCTGGACATGTTCAGTGGCGGTGCTTTAAGCAATTGCGCTGTGGGTGCTCTCGGAATTATGCCCTATATCAGCGCCTCCATCATTCTTCAACTCCTTAGCGCGGTGGTGCCCGCGCTGGGGCGGTTGAAACTGGAAGGGGATACGGGCCGCCAGAAAATCACGCAATATACTCGCATGCTGACGGTGTTTCTGTGCGTGATTCAGGGTTGGTTTATGGCCGCTACTCTTGAAAATCCCGCCATGTTGGGGTTGCCTGAGGGGGTTAATCTCGTTCTGAACCCCGGATTGGGCTTTAAGCTGATGACCATCGTTACGATGACCACAGGAACTGTGTTCATCATGTGGTTGGGGGAACAGATCACACAGCGCGGAATTGGAAATGGTATTTCCCTTATCATTACTGAAGGAATTGTTAGCCGGTTGCCGGCGGCAGTGGCCTATGTGATCCAGATGTTTCACGTGGGTGAGGATGGGATCCGGCAATTCAATCCGGTATTCCTGATTGTTCTCCTGATTGCCCTGTTTGGAGTCGTTGCCGGCACAATTCTTCTGACCCAGGGGCAGCGCAAGATCCCAATTCAGTATGCGAAGCGTGTCGTTGGTCGCAAGGTATATGGCGGGCAGAGTACGTTTATGCCGCTGCGGATTAACTATTCAGGCGTCATGCCGATTATTTTCGCTCAATCGATTCTCATGTTTCCCGCAATTTTATTGCGGCGCATACCCGGTGATTTTGCCCAGAATCTGGCAAACATGATCACGATGGACACTGTATTGTATATGGTGCTCTACGGGGTGATGATTTTGTTTTTCTCCTATTTCTGGGTGGCAACGCAGTTTAACCCCGTTCAAATCGCTGACGACTTGAAGAAATATGGTGGATATGTCCCCGGAGTACGTCCAGGGGGGCCAACAGCTGAATTTCTTGATATGACCATGACAAAGATTACCTTGGCCGGGGCCATTTTCTTGACGGTTATTGCTGTGATTCCCTCGGTGATGAACCGCCAGTTTGGGGTTCCTTGGTTGGTTTCATCCTTTTTCGGAGGAACAAGTTTGTTGATCACAGTCGGTGTCATGTTGGACACGATGCGCCAGGTGGAATCACATCTTCTCATGCGCCATTACGACGGTTTCTTGCATAAAGGGAAACTGCACGGTCGGAGATAATCAGCGCAGTGTTGGAGTTATCGTTGCTATGAAAACAATTATTTTATTAGGGGCGCCTGGAGCGGGTAAGGGGACCATTGCTGAAGGGATTCGCAATGAGAGCGCTTTTATTCATGTGTCCACCGGGGATATGTTGCGAGAGGCCGTGAAAAATGGCACCGTGATTGGCCGTCAGGCTGAGGGTTACATGAAGCGGGGGGAGTTGGTCCCTGATGACGTCATTGTTGGAATTGTCGGGGAGCGGCTTGAACGTGGGGCGCGCGATTTAGCTTATATGTTTGATGGCTTTCCGCGAACTCTTGATCAGGCCCGCTTGTTGGATGAAGCGTTATCCCGGTATGTTTCGAAAGTTGATAAAGTGTTTCTCCTGGATGCGCCTCGAGAGCTTTTGATGGCTCGCTTAACGGGACGCCGGGTATGCCGGAAGTGCGGGCAAAGTTACCATGTGATTAACATTCCGCCGAAATCAGAGGGCATTTGCGACCTGTGCGGTGGCGAATTATATCAGCGGGCCGATGACAGTGAGGCCACCATTCTCAATCGTTTAGAGGTATATACGAAGCAGACAGAAAGCCTCATTTCTTATTACGAGAAAAAAGGCGTTCTGGTGCGAGTAGATTCCGCTAGGCAGAGGCAGGCAACGGTTTCTGAAATTTTGGCAGTGGCTAAACCGTTGATTGCTTCATGATCATTCTCAAGAATCGGGATGAGATTCGCAAGATGCGTGAAAGCGGTCGCATCGCGGCATGTGTAAGAGAAGAAATTGCTAGGCTTGTGTCTCCGGGGATAAGCACTCGTGAGTTAGATGATAAGGCGGCTCAATTAATTGCCGCCATGGGAGCCAAGAGTGCCTTTTTGGGGTATCGGGGATATCCCGGGAATATTTGTATTTCGATCGACGCTGAAGTGGTCCATGGCATACCGGGTGATCGGAGAATTGAAATCGGTCAGATTGTAAGCCTTGATGTCGGTGTGATGTTTGGTGGGTTTGTGGGTGACACGGCAACGACGGTGATGGTTGGCGTGACGGATCCTGATGTGGTCAGGTTAGTGCGTGCTACCGAGCAGGCGTTGGCGGCGGGAATAGAAAAGGCGCGCGCCGGAAAGCGCTTGGGCGATGTATCCCACGCGGTGGAGGCCGTTGTTACGCAGGCAGGGTTTTCGGTAGTTCGAGACTTTGTCGGGCATGGGGTCGGGCGGAAGTTACATGAAGATCCGCAGATTCCGAATTTCGGAACGGCAGGGGCCGGGCCCAAATTGAAGGTGGGTATGACACTGGCGATCGAACCCATGGTCAACATGGGGGGGAGTGCCGTTAATGTGTTGGGAGATGGCTGGACAGTGCGTACAGCAGACGACAGGCCATCAGCACATTTTGAGCATACGGTGGCGATCTGTGAGGATGGCCCCGAAATTTTGACGGCGGTGTAAATCCGTTGTTAAATTTGAATTTTGGGATGGACAACAGGTAAGGCCATTGATAAATTGGCTAGCTATTTTTGGAATGGAGACAGAGGATGAAGGTCAGAAGTTCAGTCAAGAGGATTTGTGAGCGCTGCAAAATTGTGCGCCGCCGGGGTGTGGTGCGGGTGATTTGCACCAATTCACGTCATAAGCAGCGTCAAGGTTAAGGAGAATTTGGGATGCCCAGAATATTAGGTGTTGATATACCCGGAAAGAAGTGCATTGAGTATTCCTTGCGCTATCTCTATGGAATTGGACCAACCAACGCCCGTCAAGTGATTGACGAGGCCAAGATTGACCCGGTCAAGAAGGCCGACGATCTGACGGATGAAGAGTTGGCTCGAATTATTAATGTGATTCAAAATACTTACCGGATTGAGGGTGATTTGCGCCGCGAAGTGGCACAGAACATTCGTCGTCTGATCAGTATCGGAAGTTACCGTGGTATTCGTCATAAGCGCGGACTCCCAGTTCGGGGCCAGCGCACGAGCACTAACGCGCGGACTCGCAAGGGGCCACGGCGCACGGTGGGTGCAGTTCGCGGTAAAGAGGCGCGGGCGGCCGCGAAGCAGTAACAAACAGTAGTGATAAAAGAGGTACGGGTTCGCAATGGCAGACGTTAAAGAAAAAGTTGAAGAAAAAGTTGGCGCCAAGCCGGAGGCCGCTGGGGCTCCGATTCCGGACGCTTTGGCGGGAGGCCCCGATGGTGCGGCTCGGCCAGTTCGGCAGCAGCGTGTCCGTGCAGGGCGTGTGGTGCCGTTTGGTATCGTCCATATTCGGGCGACATTCAACAATACAATCATTTCAGTTTCAGACAGTAAGGGTGGCGTGATTGCGTGGAGCACCTCAGGTCGTGCGGGATTCAAGGGATCCCGTAAGAGTACCGCCTTTGCCGCCAGTGTGGTGGCGCAGGAAGTGGCGCGGCAAGCGGTTGCCCGGGGTATGCAGGAAGTTGAAGTTCGTGTTCAGGGGCCGGGTGCGGGACGTGAATCAGCGATTCGCGCATTGCAGTCTGCCGGCTTGAACCTCACCATGATCAAAGATGTGACGCCGATGCCGCATAACGGTTGCCGGCCTCGCAAACGTCGCCGCGTCTAAAGGCAGATTTTGTAGAGAACAGGAGAATTCGAATGGGTAGATATACTGGACCAGCATGCAGGCTTTGTCGCCGTGAAGGTATGAAGCTGTTTTTGAAGGGGGATCGTTGCCGTATGGCAAAGTGTCCTATTGAAACCGGGCGTCCGGCCCCGGGTATGCACGGCGCGCGTCCTTCCAAGAAGACGGATTATTGCGTTCAGTTGCGTGAAAAGCAACGGTTGCGTCGTTCTTACGGTTTGCGCGAAGGGCAGTTCAAGCTTTTCTTCGAGCGAGCGGCGAGCAAGCGTGGCGTAACAGGCGAGATGTTGTTGCAGTTGCTTGAAATGCGGCTTGATAATCTGGCTTATCGTCTTGGCTTTGGAGCTTCGCGACGTGCGGCAAGACAGCTTGTTTTGCACGGGCATTTCACGGTCAATGGCCGTCGTGCGGATGTGCCTTCCATGACGTTGAAAGTGGGCGACAAGATTGAAGTTAAGGGGCGCAAACAAAGTCAGGAAGCCGTGAAGCGAGTGGTGGATGCCAAGGGGCGGGAAGCTGCTTCCTGGTTGACGCTGGATAAGGATGCGCTTAAGGGTGAAGTGATTCGCATTCCTACACGTGAAGAAATTGCGCCGTTGGTCAATGAACAGTTGATCGTTGAATTGTACTCTAAGTAAAGATATTCGTGCCGGGGAATGGTGAAACTGTTTCCGGGGAAGGACTGAATCATGCCAATCAGACTGAGCAAATTCGAGATGCCCAAGCGGTTAGTAAAGGACGAAGCTTCAGCCACGCCAACGTTTGCGCGGTTTGTTGCCGAGCCGCTTGAAGTGGGCTATGGGCGCACCATTGGGAATTCTTTGCGCCGGGTGTTGTTGTCTTCCCTGGAGGGAGCTGCAATTTCATCGGTGCGGATTGAGGGGGCTCCTCATGAGTTCTGCTCGCTACCAGGGGTTGTGGAAGATGTGACGGATATTATCCTGAACCTTAAAAAGGTGTTACTCAAGGCGCAGAGCCGTGAGTCTCGCCTTTTGCACCTGAAAGTAAAGGGTGCCCGTGAGGTCAAGGCGGGAGATATTCAAACCGATGGGACCATTGAGGTGTTAAACCCCAATCAACACATCGCGACGCTGGCTTCGGACGGGGTTCTGGATATGACCTTGGAAATTCGGGTCGGGCGTGGCTTTTGCCCTGCCGAGTTGAACAAGAAGGACAATCAGGATATCGGTCGTATTCCGATTGATTCGATTTTTTCTCCTGTCAAACGCGTGAATTTCTTTATCGAAAACACCCGCGTGGGTCAGCGGACGGATTATGACAAACTCATTATGGAAGTGACCTCGGATGGTCGTATTTCTCCTGATGATGCGTTGACTGTTTCGGCCGCAGTGTTGCGCCACCACCTTGATGTGTTCGTTGACTACGATAAGAATGTGGTTGAGTTTGAGGATGTGGAAGCCAAGGTTGATCTTGAGCGTGATCAGATGCTTAAGACCCTCAACATGAGCGTTAATGAAATTGAGTTGAGCGTTCGTGCGGCCAATTGTCTGAACAACGCCAATATCACGACCGTCGGGCATTTGGCCCAAAAGTCAGAGGCTGAGATGCTGAAATATCGTAATTTTGGCAAAAAATCTCTGAATGAAATTAAGGCCAAATTAACGGATCTCGGGTTAAGCCTCGGGATGAAATTCGACGAGGATCTGGTGAAAGCCATGAGAGGGCTTGAAGCCAATAAAGATAGCGAATAGTCCTATCTGGAATTCGCGCTGAATTGATGAAAGTGAACGACCGGGATGTGGATGAAGTTCCATGCGCGGCGTAAGGATGTCGGGAGTCAGCAATGCGTCACAGAAAAAATATGGTGAAATTGGGTCGGCCTGCAGAAGCGCGTAAAGCGCTGATGATGTCCATGGTCGGCAGTCTTATTGAAGAACAGCGGATAAAGACAACCTTGCCCAAGGCCAGGTTAGCCCGTGCGTTGGCAGAGAAGATGGTGACAGTGGCGAAGCGCGCCATCGCTTCTGGAAAGCCTGAGAAAATGTTGCAAGGTAAGCGGAAAGTTTTGGCAGTGCTGCGTCACCGCAAGCCAATGCTCAAGCTTTTTGACACCATTGCTCCTCAGTACAAGGATCGTTTGGGTGGTTACACCCGGATTACCAAAGTTGGTCGTCGTGGGAGCGATAGCTCCGAGATGGCGATTCTGGAATGGGTCGATCTTGTCATTGTGAAGAAGGGGCGTAAGGCAAAAGACGCTGCGGCGGGTAACGATGAGCCTGTTGCCGGGGATGTCAAAAAGGAGTCAT
The bacterium DNA segment above includes these coding regions:
- the rpmJ gene encoding 50S ribosomal protein L36: MKVRSSVKRICERCKIVRRRGVVRVICTNSRHKQRQG
- the rpsM gene encoding 30S ribosomal protein S13, yielding MPRILGVDIPGKKCIEYSLRYLYGIGPTNARQVIDEAKIDPVKKADDLTDEELARIINVIQNTYRIEGDLRREVAQNIRRLISIGSYRGIRHKRGLPVRGQRTSTNARTRKGPRRTVGAVRGKEARAAAKQ
- the rpsK gene encoding 30S ribosomal protein S11; the protein is MADVKEKVEEKVGAKPEAAGAPIPDALAGGPDGAARPVRQQRVRAGRVVPFGIVHIRATFNNTIISVSDSKGGVIAWSTSGRAGFKGSRKSTAFAASVVAQEVARQAVARGMQEVEVRVQGPGAGRESAIRALQSAGLNLTMIKDVTPMPHNGCRPRKRRRV
- the rpsD gene encoding 30S ribosomal protein S4, with product MGRYTGPACRLCRREGMKLFLKGDRCRMAKCPIETGRPAPGMHGARPSKKTDYCVQLREKQRLRRSYGLREGQFKLFFERAASKRGVTGEMLLQLLEMRLDNLAYRLGFGASRRAARQLVLHGHFTVNGRRADVPSMTLKVGDKIEVKGRKQSQEAVKRVVDAKGREAASWLTLDKDALKGEVIRIPTREEIAPLVNEQLIVELYSK
- a CDS encoding DNA-directed RNA polymerase subunit alpha, with protein sequence MPIRLSKFEMPKRLVKDEASATPTFARFVAEPLEVGYGRTIGNSLRRVLLSSLEGAAISSVRIEGAPHEFCSLPGVVEDVTDIILNLKKVLLKAQSRESRLLHLKVKGAREVKAGDIQTDGTIEVLNPNQHIATLASDGVLDMTLEIRVGRGFCPAELNKKDNQDIGRIPIDSIFSPVKRVNFFIENTRVGQRTDYDKLIMEVTSDGRISPDDALTVSAAVLRHHLDVFVDYDKNVVEFEDVEAKVDLERDQMLKTLNMSVNEIELSVRAANCLNNANITTVGHLAQKSEAEMLKYRNFGKKSLNEIKAKLTDLGLSLGMKFDEDLVKAMRGLEANKDSE
- the rplQ gene encoding 50S ribosomal protein L17 → MRHRKNMVKLGRPAEARKALMMSMVGSLIEEQRIKTTLPKARLARALAEKMVTVAKRAIASGKPEKMLQGKRKVLAVLRHRKPMLKLFDTIAPQYKDRLGGYTRITKVGRRGSDSSEMAILEWVDLVIVKKGRKAKDAAAGNDEPVAGDVKKES